The Pieris napi chromosome 20, ilPieNapi1.2, whole genome shotgun sequence genome segment agTGCATTCAGTTTATATCTTGACTACATAGTTGCCACTAGCAGAAAAAGTAGCAGTTGTTCAGCTTCAGAACCTGATCGCACTTTTTAACATGACTGAAAATAAGTGTTTACCAATACTGTTGATAAGCACTAGTGATTTCACCTGCGTCGAGAAATTTTTAGCTGGTAAGTCGTCcctttttctatataaagtggaaaattttatattaaatttatagagaataaataattacatgttgcagatttgttttcttattaaaaaatatattgttaagaAATTAGAAGACCGGTAGAGCTCTCTACTTGTTGATATTACTATcaacttataaattaacatataaatatgtgttatataatatattagattatgtGTTAGAAAtgagattaaaaataatatttgtttttgttgtgATTTTCTTTTGAGTTGAGATATTCTGTTTACcaaacacaaaaattatacaaagcAAAATATTGCTCTACCCTACTGCATTGGGATACAGtataatagattatttttactacttgaagtaaaaataatctattcaTGTTCaagtagtaaaaattaaacatgtgTTCACAGAACAATCAAAGAAATATCCACACCATTAATTCACTTTATGTTATGCTGGGTCACATGAAACAGGATCAAACAATATAGGAATTTTAGTCCAGGGGATGTGCAATCTCTCCATTAATAAATTGAGAATAATTGTAGACAATTACAtagagttgttcggattaatacctgcagctgagtttcgtcatcggacgtcgaggcagagtacgaaattccacccgtatctcCTCGACGttcgccgttccacaactgagctattttcaaggcagtttttgcagtttaccaccactttgtggaaccagctgcccactgaagtatttccgaaccaagtcgacttagggtccttcaagaaaagagcgtaccaattcttgaaaggccatcaacgcacttgcgagccctctggcattgagtgtccatgggcggcggtatcacttaacatcagatgagcctcctgcccgttcgCCCGTTTGCCCCACATTAATCCGCTCAGTTTCAGTTCCTCAGAATTCAaaattcagattttttttgcTACAACAGATCTAGTGGAAGATCACCAGCCCGCTGACGGTATCGATACAAGCGAAAGCCGCGTGTGGCGCATACAGAACAAGTACTACCGCGCCGAAGTGCGTCTGCTCGTCTGGCCGGACGGAGTGCCACCGCCGCCCTACCTCGGCGGCCGTTTTGAAGCGCACGTCATCCACTTGCGTGTAAATGAGGTAAGACTTCACGCGATCGCGTTCTTCCCCCGACCCGACGAAAAGCGGCCGAATATAAAGCATCTCTATCGCGCAGGGCGAGGAGGAAGCCGAGAGACGTGCGATGGCTGCGGATGCCGGAGGGGGTCGACCGCACATCCGCCTGGCAGTCTTCGAAGGGCCCGAGACCGACGGCCTGGTCGCCTGGGGCCTGCGCCGTCGCTTCGAACTCGTGCCCCTGACGCCCAAAGCCGAATCGGACGACGAGTGCGGAGCGGACAGAGCGCGAGCCGCGCTACACGCGCACATGTGGCCAGGCCTGGAGCGAGTAGACTCGTTCGGGGCAATCTGCCGTCCGCCGGACTCGCTCTCGGGGAGCAGCGACGAAGCGGACGAGGGCGAAGAGCAGTGGGGCGAGTGGGAGGCGTGGGGACTGGTGGGAGCGGCGCGGGAAGCCCGCGGGGCTCTCGGGGCCGAGCCGGACGCCGAGCGGCGGCTGAGAGCGGAGACACTGCTGCAGGCCTTTCTGTCCACGTTCAGGCCTCGCGCTCCTTGATGgggaatatttattattccttGTCCTGTGAGCCCACTCTTGTCTACGGGGAGACAGGAGAGGATAGGGGGACAATAAGTTCAGCCGAGTGGCTTTAGGCGCCTAACAAAAGTAAATCACCATAGTTTATCtcaacaatttatataaaaaatacatagatgAAATGTGCGCTTTGGGCGGCCACTCAAATCACAGATACTGTTTATTATCTCTTTGGACGTAATTTGGTATTAAACCTTTGCTTACAACTACATGGCAGGTGCCCGAGACGGCCGAAGGCCGTCTGTTGCTCGCCTAATACTCTAATCTTTCAACAGCAAATAAgctttaattgtaaatatttttcttacttatcatattaataaatatatccaTCACAACAAATAGTGAAGTGGTCGTTAACTTAATTATTGATTCAGTTCGGTTTAGAAATCCTGAATTCACTCGCTACACAATGCAACGACAggcaacaaataaatattaacaattgcAAAGACAACTTAACATACGAATCACAACCTCGTCACGACACAACGTCTCGGAAAGGCACGCGGCGATATCGATTGGTTTAAACGGAATGTGCGTCGGAGATCAAACGCTAAGCGGGTCCCGGAGGGGGCCGATGCAGCAGATGCGGCGAGGCCAGCAACGCGGCGAAGTATTGGTGCGTCAGCCGAGACAGGAAGTGGTCACGCGCGACGCTCGAGGGCCACCAGCGCTCCAGGAAGCCGATGTGGCCCCCGCGCCACGGGACGGCCAGCGCCACGCGACTGCTCGCGCCCGCCTCGCGCGCCGGCAGCGCCGCCAGCGGCTGGAACGGGTCGTCGGCCGCACACACGCACAGCAGCGGCGCCCGCACGTGCCCCAGTTTGTCGCGCAGGCTGGCCTCGCGGTAGTATTGCTCGACCGACGCGAACCCGAAGTGCGGCGCCGTGAACGCCGCGTCGAACTCGCGCACCGAGCGGCTCGTCTCGGCCGCCGACCAGCGCCCGGCCAGCGCGCCGTGCGCCCGCAGCGTGCGACGCAGGCAGCGCGCCATGTGCCAAGACAGCGGCGCGTTGACCGGCCGCGCGAGGCACTCGGCCGCCCGCTCCACGTCCAGCGGCGACGACAGAACGAGCGCGGCGCGCACCCGAGTCGTCTCGCCGCGCGAGGCCAGATGGTGCGCCAGAATGAGACCGCCGAGCGACACGCCGACCGCCAGCAGCGGCCCGCCTCCCGCGCGCTCCTCCGCCGCCACGAGTGCCGCTGCCAAATCCTCGTGCGACAGCGCGCAGTACAGCTTCGGGGTCTGCGGATGCGACGGCGGTTGAGTGTGACGTCAGAGGTGCGTCGGCGTGGCCGCCGTCACTCACCGTGAGCTGCAATCCGCCAAGTCCGCGGTTGTTAAAGACGGCACAGCGCGCGCCGAGGCCCCTCGCGGCGGCGGCCACGCAGCGTACGTAGTCGGCGTGGGCCCCTCCGGTCAACCCCGGGACGACGACCACGACGGGGGCGGCCCCGTCCGTCGGCCCGGCCCCTTCCTCTTCGACCCAGTCGAGCGCCACCTGTCCGCCGTCCGGCAGCAGCACGATTTGTCTGCAAGCAATTGCGTTCGTCACGAACGTCAGGAACGTCGCGACCGCCGGGCGTTGTCGCTCGGTCTGGAGGTCACCGACCTGGTGGTGGTGAGCGGCGGTAGAAGCCGCGAGCGCAGCAGCGAGGCCAGCACGGTCTGCAGTCGCGCCTCAACGCACCAAGGTGTCGGCCAGAAAGGCTCGCGTAGAGTTTCGACTTGCGACTCCAGCAAGTCCCGAAACTCACCATCACCGCATATCAGCAGCGGTTTCTGGGACAGTGACATAAATTACCATATTACAAAAGTTAATATGAACACGTGTAATTCACTTAGTTTATAAGATAGctaaatgtattttagtattattaaagtattttgcCATGTAAGTAAATGTCAATATAATGTtcttaatgagaaataaaaatcttaaactGTGTCTCTCACTCAATCATCTCTCTTAACATTCTACTCATTTATTGACATTTGATTTCAATTCAGAGTGCAAAAGCCTAGAATGCCCATTTAACTTGgtctaataaattttctttagtcGTTTATTGATACTCTCttttgaaatgtattttatttctacacCTGTTATAACGGAACAAGATACATATTGTGAGATGtaggaaaataaatagtagGTTACTTAGAACATTGAATAATAGAAGGGGGGTATCAAGGAAGTTTACAGTAAGTGTGTAAAAGTAACCCGTTTTAATTGCAGTGGTGGTGCATAATAATACCTATATCCAGTGTGTAAAACTATGTAGTTCATAATACTGATTTCATATGGAGACTTAGTACACTGCAACATCGTTTGATTCACAATTGGCTTCAAACTCAGTACAAATCTTTATCGCAAGAGGCATAATGGCATTGACTCTCCTTTAAAGCAGTTACGTGGCGTACTTAatccttaaataataatagattttacCTTGACGACTTCCAGCAggtaatatgaaatataaaagacAGACAATGATATGCAAACCAATACCTCATTTCTAAGATCAATTAAGTTAAACAATTCTGTGAACATGGTTAAAATATAAGgtaaaaaattcacaaaaacggCGATAACATTTCCTTGGTTTGGGCTAGTCCACAGATAATGACTAATACGCAGTATTTTAAAGTTACAACTATATTCTTGCTATGCTAGTCCAGTTTAGGTTATGTTACTTCATACTTGTATTTAActagaaatatattatgatttatttataaattgttactTTAGTTCAGGGGCTAAACTTAAGAGGGtgtgatatttaattaagtttcaaGTGGTAGTCGAGACTCGAGAatgagaaataatttttatacatgaGTTAATGGTGGACCCATAAAATGACAGAAATGATATAAAGTGGTCAGTTATGATATTTTACAGTGATTTTCAGTTAATGCttaaataatgtaacattAATCAAGTGTTGTCGATAATTAGACTCGTAACAACGTAGACTATGAATTATAGTTAGTGGTAGGCTACTACTAACTATAAATACTACTAACTACTATAAAAAGCAGTAAAAAACTGTTGATGGTTATTGTGCGCTTGGATCCATCTAATTCTAAAGGTACTTTTTCATGTTATAGTAGGGccaatttaatagaaaatatttgacatCTGTCAGCTTTAGTTGAAAATTGAAATGCATAAGCAACGAAAAGTATGAATTAAGTTATTATGACAAAGTACTTATAAGAActgtatagtccttttcatgaaagaagtcccccagtccccagacgcggcgctgcaatcgcatgccgtaatgttgccatttatgagtaaaaaaattacctattttatttacatttagcaaaatatgtaatttatcaaataatattattttctgcatacttcgatgaaacaatatttctgttatgtaaaaagtatatttttat includes the following:
- the LOC125059565 gene encoding uncharacterized protein LOC125059565; amino-acid sequence: MTENKCLPILLISTSDFTCVEKFLADLVEDHQPADGIDTSESRVWRIQNKYYRAEVRLLVWPDGVPPPPYLGGRFEAHVIHLRVNEGEEEAERRAMAADAGGGRPHIRLAVFEGPETDGLVAWGLRRRFELVPLTPKAESDDECGADRARAALHAHMWPGLERVDSFGAICRPPDSLSGSSDEADEGEEQWGEWEAWGLVGAAREARGALGAEPDAERRLRAETLLQAFLSTFRPRAP
- the LOC125059557 gene encoding phospholipase ABHD3, giving the protein MFTELFNLIDLRNEVLVCISLSVFYISYYLLEVVKKPLLICGDGEFRDLLESQVETLREPFWPTPWCVEARLQTVLASLLRSRLLPPLTTTRQIVLLPDGGQVALDWVEEEGAGPTDGAAPVVVVVPGLTGGAHADYVRCVAAAARGLGARCAVFNNRGLGGLQLTTPKLYCALSHEDLAAALVAAEERAGGGPLLAVGVSLGGLILAHHLASRGETTRVRAALVLSSPLDVERAAECLARPVNAPLSWHMARCLRRTLRAHGALAGRWSAAETSRSVREFDAAFTAPHFGFASVEQYYREASLRDKLGHVRAPLLCVCAADDPFQPLAALPAREAGASSRVALAVPWRGGHIGFLERWWPSSVARDHFLSRLTHQYFAALLASPHLLHRPPPGPA